The following proteins are encoded in a genomic region of Clostridium kluyveri:
- the recQ gene encoding DNA helicase RecQ, translating into MIGNAEEVLHKYYGYETFKKHQREVIESILSGRDTLAIMPTGGGKSICYQIPAVLFKGVTIVISPLISLMKDQVDNISELGIRASYINSSISQQEILSIFSDLRNGKVKILYVAPERLDSPEFYQLMKTIEVSQVAVDEAHCVSQWGHDFRISYTHICKFIESFSKRPVVTAFTATATEEVREDIVNQIKLKKEAVFISGFDRENLKISCLKTGNKFQYLSNYVKTNEAQSGIIYASTRKEVDNIYEKLKADDLSVTRYHAGLPDRDRKINQEDFVYDKVNIIVATNAFGMGIDKSNVRYVIHYNMPGNIESYYQEIGRAGRDGESSECILMFSPQDVITQKYLIETSIQSPERRINEYKKLQHMIDFVHYNGCLRKFILNYFGEEVNYNQCDNCSNCINSGEYVDKTVDAQKVISCVYRMKREFGVNMIVDVLRGSSQKKVLHYGFNKLSTYGIMKDYSKEALSNFINTIIAHKYITLKEGEYPTVALNTQSIKVLKGEEKVILKESVKANKITAHNDLFEILRNLRREIALEESIPPYMVFSDATLKELSIRYPIDSNQILDISGVGDLKLKKYGERFLSIIKKYIEENKIEPNWSFKSSITSKNERKNDKPKTHHITINMLRDNMDIKEIAKKRQLTLSTILTHITKYFEEENVMDINIKFEELFTYSEEREVLKAIEKVGISKLKPIKELLPDSINYDKIRAIIVKNYILKEVVK; encoded by the coding sequence GTGATTGGCAATGCTGAAGAAGTTCTGCATAAATATTATGGCTATGAAACTTTTAAAAAGCATCAGAGAGAAGTAATTGAAAGTATATTAAGTGGAAGAGATACCTTGGCGATTATGCCTACAGGCGGAGGAAAATCTATATGTTATCAAATACCTGCAGTGCTTTTTAAAGGGGTAACTATCGTCATATCTCCTTTAATTTCTCTTATGAAAGATCAGGTAGATAACATAAGTGAATTAGGTATAAGGGCGTCTTATATAAATAGTTCTATTTCTCAGCAAGAAATTTTAAGTATATTTTCAGATTTAAGGAATGGAAAAGTAAAAATATTATATGTAGCACCGGAGAGATTAGATTCTCCAGAATTTTATCAGCTTATGAAAACCATAGAAGTTTCACAGGTGGCGGTAGATGAAGCACATTGTGTATCCCAGTGGGGACATGATTTTAGAATAAGCTATACACATATATGTAAATTCATAGAGAGCTTTTCTAAAAGACCGGTGGTTACGGCATTTACTGCCACAGCTACTGAAGAAGTGAGAGAAGATATTGTAAACCAGATAAAATTGAAAAAAGAGGCTGTTTTTATATCAGGATTTGACAGAGAAAATTTAAAGATATCATGTCTTAAAACGGGAAATAAATTTCAATATTTATCAAATTATGTTAAAACAAATGAAGCACAGTCTGGAATAATATATGCATCCACCAGAAAAGAAGTGGATAATATATATGAAAAACTTAAGGCAGATGATTTATCTGTTACAAGATATCATGCAGGATTGCCAGACAGGGACAGAAAAATAAATCAGGAGGATTTTGTGTATGACAAGGTAAATATAATAGTGGCTACCAATGCTTTTGGAATGGGTATTGACAAATCAAATGTAAGATATGTAATTCACTACAATATGCCTGGAAATATAGAAAGTTATTATCAGGAAATAGGCAGGGCAGGCCGTGATGGAGAATCCAGTGAGTGTATATTAATGTTTTCTCCACAGGATGTAATTACCCAGAAATATTTAATAGAAACGAGTATACAATCTCCAGAAAGAAGAATAAATGAATATAAAAAGCTTCAGCATATGATAGATTTTGTGCATTATAATGGTTGTCTTAGAAAATTCATATTAAATTATTTTGGAGAGGAGGTAAATTATAATCAGTGTGATAACTGTAGTAATTGTATAAATTCCGGGGAATACGTGGATAAAACCGTAGATGCACAAAAGGTTATCTCCTGTGTATATAGGATGAAAAGGGAATTTGGAGTAAATATGATAGTGGATGTTTTAAGGGGGTCTTCTCAAAAAAAAGTACTTCACTATGGATTTAATAAACTATCCACTTATGGCATAATGAAAGATTATTCAAAAGAAGCATTATCAAATTTTATAAATACCATTATAGCTCATAAGTATATAACCTTAAAAGAAGGAGAATATCCCACTGTGGCATTAAATACCCAGTCCATAAAAGTTTTAAAAGGTGAAGAAAAAGTAATTTTAAAAGAATCAGTTAAAGCAAATAAGATCACTGCCCATAATGATCTATTTGAAATACTTAGGAATTTAAGAAGAGAAATAGCTTTGGAAGAATCTATTCCACCCTATATGGTATTTTCAGATGCAACTTTAAAAGAACTAAGTATAAGGTATCCGATAGATTCAAATCAAATACTGGATATATCAGGAGTGGGGGATTTAAAATTAAAAAAATATGGTGAAAGATTTTTAAGTATTATAAAAAAATATATAGAGGAAAATAAAATTGAGCCCAACTGGTCATTTAAAAGTAGTATTACTAGTAAAAATGAAAGAAAAAATGACAAACCCAAAACCCATCATATAACAATTAATATGCTTAGAGACAATATGGACATAAAAGAAATTGCGAAAAAAAGACAACTTACCCTATCTACAATACTTACTCATATTACAAAATATTTTGAAGAAGAAAATGTTATGGATATAAATATAAAATTTGAAGAGTTATTTACCTATTCAGAGGAAAGAGAAGTTTTAAAGGCCATAGAAAAAGTTGGCATATCTAAGTTGAAACCCATAAAAGAATTACTTCCAGATAGTATAAATTATGATAAAATAAGAGCTATTATAGTAAAAAATTATATCTTAAAAGAGGTGGTAAAATGA
- a CDS encoding MFS transporter: MIKLNKIEKSWALYDWANSVYAMIIISTMLPLYFKSIYKSAGGSASMSTAYWGYANSIGTLIIAIIAPILGTIADYKGYKMKFFNMFLAVGIAFTGLLAAVPTTHWNILLLFYILNSIGYSGSNIFYDAFLVDVTTEKRMDDVSTMGYALGYIGSTIPFIICMAIVILAQYSIIPVSTSTACRISFILTAIWWGLYTIPMIKNVRQVHGIDIEPNPLINSFKRLESTLKNIKKHKKMFLFLLAYFFYIDGVNTIIAMATSYGSDLGISGTSLLIILLLTQFIAFPFSILYGRLADKYKGKTMLYVGVIIYIFICVYAYFIQSTLDFWILAMLVGSSQGGIQALSRSYFGKLVPKESANEFFGFYNIFGKFAAIIGPFLVGIVTQITGKSNYGVFSIIFLFIIGGIILIKVPEDIETISPKIGLSMDVVKKLKK, translated from the coding sequence ATGATAAAACTTAATAAAATTGAGAAAAGCTGGGCACTTTATGATTGGGCAAATTCAGTATATGCTATGATTATTATATCAACAATGCTTCCTTTGTACTTTAAGAGTATATATAAAAGTGCAGGAGGAAGTGCGTCGATGTCCACAGCCTACTGGGGATATGCAAATTCCATAGGAACACTTATAATAGCAATAATTGCTCCTATCCTTGGAACAATAGCTGATTATAAAGGATACAAAATGAAATTTTTTAATATGTTTCTTGCTGTTGGAATAGCTTTTACAGGTTTACTTGCTGCAGTACCAACTACACATTGGAACATTCTGTTGTTATTTTATATACTGAATTCAATAGGGTATTCTGGAAGCAATATATTTTATGATGCATTTTTAGTAGATGTTACAACAGAAAAAAGAATGGATGATGTATCTACTATGGGTTATGCATTGGGTTATATAGGAAGCACAATACCTTTTATAATCTGTATGGCGATTGTTATATTGGCTCAATATAGTATAATACCTGTTTCTACATCTACCGCCTGTAGAATATCTTTTATTTTAACTGCCATATGGTGGGGATTATATACTATACCTATGATAAAAAATGTAAGGCAGGTACATGGTATAGACATTGAACCCAATCCTCTAATAAATAGTTTTAAAAGATTAGAAAGTACCTTAAAAAATATAAAAAAGCATAAAAAAATGTTTTTGTTTTTACTGGCATATTTCTTTTATATAGATGGGGTGAATACAATTATAGCAATGGCTACTTCATATGGTTCGGATCTTGGTATAAGTGGTACAAGCCTTCTTATAATACTTCTTCTCACTCAGTTTATAGCTTTTCCTTTTTCCATACTTTACGGAAGGCTTGCTGATAAATACAAAGGAAAGACAATGCTTTATGTTGGGGTTATTATCTATATTTTTATTTGTGTATATGCCTATTTTATACAAAGTACCCTGGATTTTTGGATTCTTGCCATGCTTGTAGGTTCATCCCAGGGAGGGATACAGGCACTAAGCAGGTCATATTTTGGGAAACTGGTACCAAAGGAAAGTGCCAATGAGTTCTTTGGATTTTATAATATATTCGGAAAGTTTGCAGCTATAATAGGGCCGTTTTTAGTAGGAATAGTAACCCAAATTACAGGAAAAAGCAATTATGGAGTTTTCAGTATAATATTTTTATTTATTATTGGAGGGATAATATTAATTAAAGTACCTGAAGATATTGAAACTATATCACCCAAGATAGGATTATCTATGGATGTAGTGAAGAAATTAAAGAAGTAA
- a CDS encoding LysR family transcriptional regulator, which translates to MTLRHFNIFVVVCDKMNMTKAAEQLFISQSAVSQVISELEGHYGVRLFERLSRKLYITQAGEKLLGYARYIIKLNMELENDMKTLSENGSIRIGASVTIGAYVLPKLISQFQKVNSETDIKVHEENTEKIEKMLLQDEIDIALVEGETAHTDIINRPFMEDELVLICGNNHRFAKLDCVEPYELEKEKFIIRERGSGTRRTFEDKMRENHLKWQISWTCNNTDTIKIAVSEGLGVSVISRCSVINELVLGTLCEIPVKEIKFKRQFKIIYHKNKYLTETMKHFIDFIRQ; encoded by the coding sequence ATGACTTTAAGACATTTTAATATATTTGTTGTTGTGTGTGACAAAATGAATATGACTAAAGCTGCAGAGCAGCTTTTCATATCCCAGTCAGCAGTTAGCCAGGTAATTTCTGAACTTGAAGGTCACTATGGTGTGCGACTTTTTGAGAGGTTGTCAAGAAAGCTTTATATAACTCAGGCAGGAGAAAAATTATTAGGTTATGCCAGATACATTATTAAATTAAATATGGAATTGGAAAATGATATGAAAACTTTAAGTGAAAATGGTTCTATCCGTATTGGTGCAAGTGTTACTATTGGGGCTTATGTATTACCTAAACTTATTTCACAGTTTCAAAAAGTAAATTCTGAAACTGATATAAAAGTACATGAGGAAAATACTGAAAAAATTGAAAAAATGCTTCTTCAGGATGAAATTGACATAGCTCTTGTAGAGGGAGAAACAGCCCATACAGATATTATAAACAGGCCATTTATGGAGGATGAATTGGTACTTATATGCGGAAATAATCATAGATTTGCAAAACTTGATTGTGTTGAGCCCTATGAACTTGAAAAGGAAAAATTTATTATTCGTGAAAGGGGAAGTGGAACTCGCAGGACATTTGAAGACAAGATGAGAGAAAATCATCTAAAATGGCAAATTTCATGGACATGTAATAATACAGATACTATAAAAATTGCAGTTTCAGAAGGGTTGGGAGTATCAGTTATTTCAAGATGTTCAGTAATAAATGAATTAGTCCTTGGAACACTTTGTGAAATACCTGTTAAAGAAATTAAATTTAAAAGACAATTTAAAATTATATATCATAAAAATAAATATTTAACAGAAACAATGAAACACTTTATAGATTTTATAAGGCAGTAG
- a CDS encoding YeiH family protein: MEKIINKSYGIIFALIIAIPAWLIGNIFPIIGSPILGILFGMILAFWKKPNYLNEGIIYTSKKLLQYSIILMGFSMNLFNVFKVGKQTVVLMIFTLSVSLITAYVIGKLLKINDKTAALIGVGSSICGGSAIAATAPVINANEQEVAHSISTIFLFNAIAAFLFPLIGHLFNMSNECFGLWSGTAVNDTSSVVAAGYSYSNTAGNLAVIVKLTRTLAIVPITLLLAIYTSKKETKNKKVSYSMIKIFPWFVLGFIAASVINTFVPFPIEVTKFLSQIGKFIIVMAMVSVGLNTNIRELVQNAVKPIFLGFICWIVLSLTSLGVQHFIMSIF, from the coding sequence ATGGAAAAAATAATTAACAAATCATATGGTATTATATTTGCACTGATTATAGCAATTCCTGCATGGCTCATTGGAAATATCTTTCCAATTATAGGCAGTCCTATACTCGGAATTTTATTTGGAATGATTTTAGCATTTTGGAAAAAGCCAAACTATCTTAATGAAGGTATAATATACACTTCAAAAAAATTGCTTCAATATTCTATTATTCTTATGGGATTTAGCATGAATCTTTTCAATGTTTTTAAAGTGGGAAAACAAACGGTTGTTTTAATGATTTTTACCCTCTCGGTATCACTTATTACCGCCTATGTTATAGGTAAATTATTAAAAATAAATGACAAGACAGCAGCATTAATAGGTGTTGGTTCTTCTATATGTGGTGGTTCTGCTATTGCAGCAACAGCTCCAGTGATAAATGCAAATGAGCAGGAAGTTGCCCATTCTATATCAACTATATTTCTTTTTAATGCTATCGCTGCTTTTTTATTTCCTCTGATTGGACATCTATTCAATATGAGCAATGAATGCTTTGGCCTGTGGAGTGGCACTGCGGTTAATGATACTTCATCTGTAGTGGCTGCTGGCTATTCTTACAGTAATACAGCTGGCAATCTGGCGGTTATAGTAAAACTTACAAGAACCCTGGCAATTGTTCCTATTACTTTGCTTTTGGCTATTTATACTTCCAAAAAAGAAACTAAAAACAAAAAAGTATCTTACAGTATGATTAAAATATTTCCCTGGTTTGTACTGGGCTTTATAGCTGCATCAGTAATCAATACATTTGTGCCATTTCCAATTGAAGTCACCAAATTTTTATCACAAATTGGGAAGTTTATCATTGTAATGGCAATGGTATCTGTAGGACTAAATACTAACATCAGAGAGCTTGTCCAAAATGCTGTAAAGCCAATTTTTTTAGGTTTTATATGTTGGATAGTTTTGTCACTCACTTCACTTGGAGTTCAACATTTTATAATGTCAATTTTTTAA
- the trxA gene encoding thioredoxin, translating into MAKVINSSEFEGNVLNSSETVLVDFFATWCGPCKMIAPVLEELSEEMKGKVEMFKVDVDRSAELAQKYGIQGVPTLMIFKDGKSVDRIVGFQPKEILKSRLQQY; encoded by the coding sequence ATGGCTAAGGTGATAAATAGCAGTGAATTTGAAGGGAATGTTTTAAATAGTAGTGAAACAGTATTAGTAGATTTTTTTGCAACTTGGTGCGGACCATGCAAAATGATTGCTCCAGTTCTTGAGGAATTGAGCGAAGAGATGAAAGGAAAAGTAGAAATGTTTAAAGTTGACGTAGACAGAAGTGCTGAGCTGGCTCAAAAATATGGAATTCAAGGTGTACCAACACTGATGATTTTTAAAGATGGTAAATCAGTAGATAGAATAGTGGGTTTCCAGCCTAAGGAAATACTAAAGTCTAGATTACAACAGTATTAA
- a CDS encoding ATP-binding protein, protein MSAFRVLHLSDIHIGKTYIKSEEIAYKIVYDITHNGLCTVRSVVVTGDIFDGQVQINEKLISEAVIFFNILLEQINLNQDEYKLTKDDFIFIPGNHDLIRVDDYELRWSKYNGFLKRFYINIPGYYNTKNYSVLRPYYEEKIVFIGFNSCQIEKKKIFDKTYLNMIDKNIKSETLKKQGIDKKQLIELLEGEVANEYDDYGKVSMAQIADIERQIRKLNGYNIVAMLHHHFYLFPEVAQKYGDSSLVRNYTAFIQHLKYMNVKTVLHGHKHFDLERPFITDDYYETTESIIDVFAGGSVGTDRKDRHTFSIIDFYKQREDIKLIQHKFIYNGESLEPISKKQIPSKNISGRVVKLLEILKFTNYDAYMLYMTSLEKLFKIYKTCGEIINWISESITGFCDVYKYLDRDYRNILFLLYSVSCRTLNYKSIIEKDTQYLEYASSILKEIFDNFLSCPHFNISDEDFHSLFKIKSLKSLADKCNQLLNENMNKITKQYLAFSMIGIFFSDLYLVFTEYADDFYNENIKYKVNIKMEENKFHANVPAPRITIESNADRRSAYVKFLCNEATVYKIAVLFVKEFDLILDKFQHCFKSIGFKMYYLIPKIDKNNFKNTLDSCNFEAYIPTLLPLLTGDNIYSSKEVFARELIQNSIDATAVREAKEEIDFMKSIRIEFGKDKNAGLYFKIKDSGTGMDRYKIERYFTNIGRSYYSGDEYRNLNISYEPISNFGIGFLSSFMVCREIEVRTKYFFNGSEGLKLYIPNYDGCFFIEGEENIDVGTEIKLYLNKEIHVDIIIDYIKKVMLDVKYDIIISYRDEGKEEVIEIPAHYIRKNNRIKAFQFFVPFKENGEVLNIHWKEEVLSENFIDKYEYGLLIKANLDNMDYNYDEVILNAGIRVEQTSLDALFHNEFNHDRDDNGSMYNSVFMNFPANWIQIDVSREKLKGFSDMIRDINHKNPIGTKIAEVIYNQLTCFLNYSRENSISVPKSCVQEIIQYAICLCGDENSSVYKKLLNLKY, encoded by the coding sequence ATGTCAGCTTTTAGAGTGTTGCATTTATCAGATATTCACATAGGAAAAACCTATATCAAATCTGAAGAAATAGCATATAAAATTGTTTATGACATAACCCATAATGGATTATGTACTGTTAGAAGTGTAGTTGTAACAGGGGATATTTTTGATGGGCAAGTACAGATTAATGAAAAATTAATTAGTGAAGCTGTAATTTTTTTTAATATTTTGTTAGAACAAATCAATCTCAATCAAGATGAATATAAATTAACAAAAGATGATTTTATATTTATACCGGGTAATCATGATCTAATTAGAGTAGATGATTATGAATTAAGATGGAGTAAATATAATGGTTTCCTGAAAAGATTTTATATTAATATACCAGGATATTATAATACAAAAAATTATTCAGTGTTAAGGCCCTATTATGAAGAAAAAATAGTTTTTATTGGATTTAATTCCTGTCAGATTGAGAAGAAGAAAATTTTTGACAAAACATATCTGAATATGATAGATAAAAATATTAAATCAGAAACATTAAAAAAGCAGGGAATTGATAAAAAACAGTTAATTGAGTTGTTGGAAGGTGAAGTGGCAAACGAATATGATGATTATGGAAAAGTATCTATGGCACAGATAGCAGATATTGAGAGACAGATTAGAAAATTAAATGGATACAATATAGTTGCCATGCTTCATCATCATTTTTATCTTTTCCCGGAAGTAGCACAAAAGTATGGAGATTCAAGTCTGGTTAGAAATTATACTGCTTTCATTCAACATTTAAAATATATGAATGTAAAAACTGTTTTACATGGACACAAACATTTTGATTTAGAGCGTCCATTTATTACAGATGATTATTATGAAACAACAGAAAGTATTATTGATGTATTTGCAGGGGGGTCTGTTGGTACAGATAGAAAGGATAGGCATACCTTTAGCATAATTGATTTTTATAAGCAAAGAGAGGATATCAAATTAATTCAACATAAATTTATTTACAATGGAGAATCACTAGAGCCTATTTCTAAAAAGCAGATTCCTTCGAAGAATATTTCAGGTAGAGTGGTTAAACTTTTAGAGATATTAAAATTTACAAATTATGATGCGTATATGTTATATATGACATCTCTTGAAAAACTATTTAAAATTTATAAAACTTGTGGGGAAATAATCAACTGGATCAGTGAATCAATAACTGGATTTTGTGATGTTTATAAATATTTGGATAGGGATTATAGGAATATTCTGTTTTTATTATATTCTGTTAGTTGTAGAACATTAAACTATAAAAGTATTATAGAAAAGGATACACAATATTTAGAGTATGCATCATCAATATTGAAAGAAATATTCGATAATTTTTTATCATGTCCCCATTTTAATATCAGTGATGAAGATTTTCACTCTTTGTTTAAAATAAAAAGTTTAAAAAGTTTAGCGGATAAGTGTAATCAATTGTTAAATGAAAATATGAATAAAATTACTAAACAGTATTTAGCCTTTAGTATGATTGGTATATTTTTTTCAGATTTGTATTTGGTATTCACAGAATATGCAGATGACTTTTATAACGAAAATATTAAATATAAGGTAAATATTAAAATGGAAGAAAATAAGTTTCATGCAAATGTTCCTGCGCCAAGAATAACTATTGAATCCAATGCTGATAGAAGAAGTGCCTATGTAAAGTTTTTGTGCAATGAGGCTACAGTATATAAAATTGCCGTTTTATTTGTTAAAGAATTTGATTTAATACTAGATAAGTTTCAACATTGTTTTAAATCAATAGGATTTAAAATGTATTATTTAATTCCTAAAATAGATAAGAATAATTTTAAGAATACACTTGATAGTTGTAATTTTGAGGCCTATATACCAACTCTGCTGCCTTTGTTAACAGGAGACAATATATATTCTTCAAAAGAGGTATTTGCAAGAGAATTAATTCAAAATTCCATAGATGCCACAGCGGTTAGAGAAGCTAAAGAGGAAATTGATTTTATGAAATCAATTCGTATTGAATTTGGAAAAGATAAAAATGCTGGACTATATTTTAAAATTAAAGACAGTGGAACAGGCATGGACAGATATAAAATTGAAAGATATTTTACTAATATTGGGAGGAGTTACTATTCAGGTGATGAGTATAGGAATTTAAATATCAGTTATGAACCTATTAGTAATTTTGGAATAGGTTTTTTGTCTTCATTTATGGTATGCAGGGAAATAGAAGTAAGAACCAAATACTTTTTTAACGGTAGTGAAGGTTTAAAACTTTATATACCTAATTACGATGGATGCTTTTTTATTGAAGGCGAGGAAAATATAGATGTTGGTACAGAGATAAAATTATATTTAAATAAGGAAATACATGTAGATATTATAATAGATTATATAAAAAAAGTTATGTTAGATGTTAAATACGATATTATTATAAGCTATAGAGATGAAGGAAAAGAAGAAGTCATTGAAATACCGGCTCATTATATTAGAAAAAATAATAGAATTAAAGCTTTTCAGTTTTTTGTTCCTTTTAAAGAAAATGGAGAGGTGCTAAATATCCATTGGAAGGAGGAAGTACTTTCAGAAAATTTTATTGATAAATATGAATATGGATTATTAATAAAAGCTAATTTGGATAATATGGATTATAATTATGATGAAGTAATATTAAATGCGGGAATTCGAGTAGAACAGACATCTCTAGATGCATTATTTCATAATGAATTTAACCATGATAGAGATGATAATGGTAGTATGTATAATAGCGTATTTATGAATTTCCCTGCAAACTGGATACAAATTGATGTTTCCAGGGAAAAGTTGAAAGGTTTTTCTGATATGATTAGGGATATTAACCATAAAAATCCTATTGGAACTAAAATTGCTGAAGTGATATACAATCAGTTGACATGTTTTTTAAATTACAGCAGGGAAAATTCAATTAGTGTTCCTAAGTCATGTGTACAAGAAATTATCCAGTATGCTATCTGTTTATGTGGAGATGAGAACTCCAGTGTTTATAAAAAATTATTGAATTTAAAGTATTAA